A stretch of DNA from Armatimonadota bacterium:
GGAAATGCGCGTCGTACGCCTCTACCGCGAGCAGAAGATCACCGACTCCCTGCTTCAGGCCCAACTGAAGGAAGTGCGCGCCAAGCGCGAGACCACCGAGGCGCAGCTTGTCGCCCTCGCCCCTTCACTTGACGCGCCCGAGCTTACCGACGACACGAGAGATGCCATCCGCGCCTTCGCCGAGGACCTGCGCCGGGGCCTGGACAACGTAACCTTCGAGGAGAAGCAGAAAGTGCTGCGGCTGCTCGTTGACCGAATCGAGATCAATCCCGACGCCAAAGGCGGCACCCTCTACGGCGTTATCCCTCTCCCTCAGCAGGATTGTACCGGATTGCGTCTAGACTACCGAGGGAGTCGAGCGACCGAGGCTTGCCCGCCGAAGGCGGGAATCCCCTACGAGGGATGCCCAAGGGCAATCATTCCAGCCGCGAGCAACCCCGGTAGGGGATCCTTCGTTTCGCTCAGGATGACATGACCGAGCAGTATTGTGGTTAGACCCGGATTATGCGTGGGGTGACATCACCCGCCGCGTGACCGTGTCACGCTCGCTATGCGTAGTCCGGGTTAGCGCCTTGGTGTCTTCGTGGTTCGCATCCATGCTTTTTCGAAAACGATCACGCCCGCGCGTTTGCGTCATCGGCCTCGACGGCGTGCCCCATGACCTGCTTCGCCGCCTGGCCGACGACGGGGTCATGCCCGCAACCGCCGGGCTGCTGGGCGGCGGCCACCTGCGGCGCATGACCGTCTCCCTGCCGGAGATCTCGGCCGTGAGCTGGTCGAGCTTCATGACCGGCGCCAACCCCGGAACCCACGGCATCTTCGGCTTCACCGATCTGAAGCCGCAATCGTACGAGCTGCGTTTTCCCTCCTTCCGCGACCTGGCGGCGCCCACTTTCTGGGATCGCCTGGGGCAGGACGGCAGGCGCTGCGTCGTCATCAATCAACCTGCCACCTACCCCGCGCGCGAGATCCCGGGCGTCCTCATCTCCGGCTTCGTTGCCATTGACCTGCGCAAGGCGGTCTATCCGCCGGCCCGCCTCGCCCCGCTCGAGCGCATGGGTTATCGCATTGATGTTGACTTCTCGACGGTCGAGGATTTGCTCGCCACGCTTGCGCCCACCCTCGCCGCGCGCGAGCGCGCGGTGGACTATCTTTGGGAGGGCGAAGATTGGGACTACTTCCAGGTAGTCATCACCGGCACCGACCGCTTGCACCACCTGCTGTGGGACGCGGGGGCGCAGACGGATCATCCGCACCACCAGGCATTCCTCGACTACTATCGCGCGGTTGACGGCGTCATCGGCCGGCTGCGAGAGCGCTTCGAACGGCTGACCGGCGACCCGGGCGGCCTGTTTCTGCTGTCGGATCACGGGTTCGGCGGGATCACCCGGGAGGTGCGGCTCAACGCCTGGCTGCGCGAGCACGGGTACCTGGAGTATGCGAAGGCGGAGCCGGCGTCGGTGGCCGACCTCGGCCCCGCCACCCGCGCCTTCGCCCTCGACCCCGGGCGCATCTACCTCAACCGCGGCGGCCGCTTCCCCCGCGGCACGGTGGATGACGACGAGGCCCCGCGGCTGAAGGCCGAGCTGCAAGCGGCGCTGAAGGACCTCGAATACGACGGACAGCCCGTGCTGCGCGAGGTATTCGACGCCGCCGACATCTACGCCGGCCCGCTGGTGCAACGGGGTCCCGACCTGGTGTGCCTGGCGCACCGCGGTTTCGACCTCAAGGGCTCGGTCAAGCACCGCGAGGTGTTCGCGCACAGCCGCTTCCAGGGCATGCACACCTGGGACGACGCCTTCTTCTGGTCGGCGTCGCCGGTCAAGGACGACCTCAATATCGCGGACCTGGCCGAGATCGTCTGCGCGCCGCTGGCGCGATGAGTCGTGCCCGGCGGTCACGGGTATGACCTCTCTTAGTGGGGATGGCTGGGCGACGCACTGGAATGTAGCCCGGCCGCCCTCGGCTGGGAGGGGGCGCACGCCGTGCGCCCCTACGAGTCTTCCTACCTATCCGCACTCTCTGAGGTCACACCGGCGGTCACCCGACGGTAGCGCGGGCGCCCGGATAGGGGTACAATGTGAAGTGTGAGTAAGGGCTCCGCATGAGGATCACCCGTCTTCCGTATCTCGGCGGCGCAGTGGTCGCCGCGATCGCCCTCACCGCCGCACCCGCCCACGCCTACATCGGCCCCGGGGCCGGGTTCGCGGTGCTGGGGTCGTTCCTGGTCGTCATCATCACCCTGGTGCTGGCGGCGTTCACGCTGGCGACCTGGCCGCTGCGTTACCTGGTGCGGATGGCGCGCGGGCGGCGCGCATATGCGCGCAGCAAGGCGCGGCGTTTGGTGATCGTCGGGCTGGACGGCCTCGATCCGCGCCTGGTGGAGCCCATGATGGCCGCGGGCGAGCTGCCCAACCTGGCGCGGCTGAAGGAAATGGGCGGCTACTCCCGTCTGGAGACCACGACGCCCCCGCTGTCCCCCGTCGCCTGGTCGAGCTTCCAGACCGGGGTCAATCCCGCGCGCCACAACATCTACGATTTTCTCGCCCCCAACCTGAGAACCTACCTGCCCCGGCTGTCGTCCACCGAGATCACGCCGCCGCGCCGGTCGCTGAAGCTGGGCAAGTACCGCCTTCCCCTGGGCCGCCCGGGGCTGCGCCTGCTGCGCCGCAGCCAGCCCTTCTGGAAGCTGCTGTCCGCGCACGGCATCTGGTGCACCATCCTGCGCGTGCCCATCACCTTCCCTCCGGAGAAGTTCAACGGCCTGCTGCTGTCGGCGATGTGCGTGCCCGATCTACGGGGCAGCCAGGGCACGTTCTGCTTCTTCACCACCGGCGGCGATGGGCAGCACACCGGCGGCGTCCGCATCGCCTTGCGCCGCAACGGCGGGGGATTCGCGGCGACCCTGCCCGGCCCCGTTAACCCGCGGTCCGATGACGGCGCCGAGATCGGCGCCCCCTTCGTCTTGACCCCACGTGACGATGGGGCGATGCTGCGCATCTGCGGGCAGCGCGTGCGCCTGGCCACGGGGCGATATTCCGACTGGGTGCGCCTGACCTTCAACGCCGGGCTCGGGGTCAAGGTCAGCGGCATCTGTCGCTTCCTGCTGAAACGGGCCGCACCCGAATGTGAGCTCTACGCCACCCCCGTCAACATTGACCCCGAGCGCCCCGTCATGCCGGTATCGCACCCCGTCACCTACGCCATGTACCTGTCGAAGCTGCTGGGGCCCTACGCCACCCTCGGCCTGGCCGAGGACACCTGGGCGCTCAACGAGCGCGTGATTGACGAGCAGGCATTTCTGGACCAGTGCTATCTCATCCACGACGAGCGCGAGCGCATGTTCATGGATGCGCTGGACAAGACACGGCGCGGGGTGTGCGCGTGCGTCTTCGATGCCACCGACCGCATCCAGCACATGTTCTATCGCTACCTCGATGAACGCCACCCCGCCAACGCCGACAAGGACACGGCGCGCCACGCGGGCGCGATCGCGGACATCTACCGCCGCGCCGACGATCTGGTGGGCCGAATCCTGCGGCGCGTGGATGCGCGCACGGTGCTGCTGGTGCTGTCCGATCACGGGTTTCGCTCGTTCCGGCGCGGGGTCAACCTCAACTCGTGGCTGCGCCGCGAGGGCTACCTGGCGCTCAAGGATGACGCGGCGGACGGCGAGTGGTTCGCCGGCGTGGACTGGGAGCGCACACGGGCTTACGCAATGGGCCTGGCGGGCATATACCTGAACCGGCAGGGGCGGGAGAGTCGCGGCACGGTCGCCCCCGAGCAGGCGGCCGGCCTGCGCCGCGAGATCGCGGCCAAGCTCTCCGGCCTGCGCGATCCCGATACCGGCGAGGTGGCGATCAACCGCGCGTTCGCGGCGGCGGAGGTCTACGTCGGCCCCTACATCGGCGAGGCCCCGGACCTGATTATCGGCTATAATGAAGGCTACCGCACCTCCTGGGACGGCGCGGTAGGCAAAGTGACCGGCGTCGTCTTCGAAGACAACACCCGCAGTTGGAGCGGAGATCACTGCATGGACCCGGCGTTGGTGCCGGGGGTGCTGTTTTGCAACCGGCCGCTGGCGGTCGAGCGGCCGCGGATGACGGATATCGCGGCGACGGCGCTCGACCTGTTCGGGGTCGAGGCGCCGGCGTACATGGAAGGGAAGCCGCTGCTGGCGTGAGCGGCGGCGGCGCTCAACCTGAACGGTAGCGCAGGCGTCTCGCCTGCGGGCAAGCACATGTCCGGCGATACAGAGCACAAGCGAGAAGAGAAGCGCGGGCGCGGCCTCACGCGGCGGGAGCTGCTCAAGCGCGCGGGCGCCGCGGCCGCGGCGCTGTCCCTGCCGGCGGCGGGGGTGTTGGGCGGCTGCGCCCGGCGCCGCTCGCCGCGGTCGAAAAAGGTGCTGGTCATCGGCCTCGACGGCATGGAGCCGAAGATCGTCGAGCGCATGATGCGCGAGGGGCGGCTGCCGCATTTCCGGCGGCTGGCGGAGATGGGCAGCTTTGGGCGCGTCGGCACCAGCCTCCCCCCCCACAGCCCGGTCGCCTGGGCCAACTTCGCCAGCGGCGCCAACCCCGGCGTCCATGGCATCTTCGACTTCATCGCCCGCGACCCGGAGACCTACCTGCCTCACTTATCCATTGCCAGAGTGCGGCCCGCCGACCGCACGCTCAAGGTCGGCAACCTGGTGCTGCCGCTATCCGGCGGCAAAGTCGAGCTGCTGCGGCGCGGACCCGCCTTCTGGCAGACCCTGGAGGAGCATGGCCTCCCCTGCACCATCTTTCGCCTGCCCTCCAACTTCCCGCCGACACCCTCCGGGCGCGCCCTCGCCGGCCTCGGCACCCCCGACCTGCTCGGCACCTATGGCACGTTCTCGTTCTACACCAACGCCCCGCCGCCCAACCCCGATGACGTCTCCGGCGGCAACGTCTATCCGGTCACGGTCAATGATCACACCGTCCGCACCCGGCTCCACGGGCCGCCCAACGACCTGTGCAAGGGCGCCCCCAAGACCGGCCTCGACCTGACCATCCACCTCGATCCCACCGCGGCGGTGGCCAAGATCGCCCTCGCGGGCAAGCAGGTGCTGCTGCGGCAGGGCGAGTGGAGCGAGTGGGTGCAGGTCAAGTTCCCCATGCTGTGGGCGCACGGGGTGAGCGGGATCTGCCGCTTCTACCTGAAGTCGGTGCGGCCGTATTTCCGGCTCTACGTCACGCCCCTCAACCTTGACCCGTCGGCGCCCGCGCTGCCCATCACCACCCCCGCGAGCTACGCCCAGGAGCTGCACCGGCGCTTCGGGTTCTTCTACACCCAGGGCATGCCCGAGGACACCAAGGTCCTCTCCAGCAAGCTGCTCGACGAAGACGAGTACCTGCAGCAGTCCGGCCTGGTGCTGGCCGAGCGGCTGGATATGTTCGACTACGAGATGGAGCGCTTCGATGAAGGGCTGCTCTTTCTCTACCTGTCCAACACCGACCGCCACGGCCACATGTTCTGGTGGCCGCGCGATCCGTCGCATCCGGCCTACGACCCCACGCTCGCGGCGCGTTACGTCTCCGCCATCGAGGACCTCTACCAGGCCATGGACGGCGTGGTGGAGAAGGCGCTGCGCAAGGTGCGCGGCGACGATCTGCTCATCGTCCTCTCCGACCACGGGTTCGCGCCCTACTATCGCTCCTTCCAGCTCAACAGTTGGCTGCGCGATAACAAGTACCTGGCGA
This window harbors:
- a CDS encoding alkaline phosphatase family protein, with the translated sequence MLFRKRSRPRVCVIGLDGVPHDLLRRLADDGVMPATAGLLGGGHLRRMTVSLPEISAVSWSSFMTGANPGTHGIFGFTDLKPQSYELRFPSFRDLAAPTFWDRLGQDGRRCVVINQPATYPAREIPGVLISGFVAIDLRKAVYPPARLAPLERMGYRIDVDFSTVEDLLATLAPTLAARERAVDYLWEGEDWDYFQVVITGTDRLHHLLWDAGAQTDHPHHQAFLDYYRAVDGVIGRLRERFERLTGDPGGLFLLSDHGFGGITREVRLNAWLREHGYLEYAKAEPASVADLGPATRAFALDPGRIYLNRGGRFPRGTVDDDEAPRLKAELQAALKDLEYDGQPVLREVFDAADIYAGPLVQRGPDLVCLAHRGFDLKGSVKHREVFAHSRFQGMHTWDDAFFWSASPVKDDLNIADLAEIVCAPLAR
- a CDS encoding alkaline phosphatase family protein; its protein translation is MRITRLPYLGGAVVAAIALTAAPAHAYIGPGAGFAVLGSFLVVIITLVLAAFTLATWPLRYLVRMARGRRAYARSKARRLVIVGLDGLDPRLVEPMMAAGELPNLARLKEMGGYSRLETTTPPLSPVAWSSFQTGVNPARHNIYDFLAPNLRTYLPRLSSTEITPPRRSLKLGKYRLPLGRPGLRLLRRSQPFWKLLSAHGIWCTILRVPITFPPEKFNGLLLSAMCVPDLRGSQGTFCFFTTGGDGQHTGGVRIALRRNGGGFAATLPGPVNPRSDDGAEIGAPFVLTPRDDGAMLRICGQRVRLATGRYSDWVRLTFNAGLGVKVSGICRFLLKRAAPECELYATPVNIDPERPVMPVSHPVTYAMYLSKLLGPYATLGLAEDTWALNERVIDEQAFLDQCYLIHDERERMFMDALDKTRRGVCACVFDATDRIQHMFYRYLDERHPANADKDTARHAGAIADIYRRADDLVGRILRRVDARTVLLVLSDHGFRSFRRGVNLNSWLRREGYLALKDDAADGEWFAGVDWERTRAYAMGLAGIYLNRQGRESRGTVAPEQAAGLRREIAAKLSGLRDPDTGEVAINRAFAAAEVYVGPYIGEAPDLIIGYNEGYRTSWDGAVGKVTGVVFEDNTRSWSGDHCMDPALVPGVLFCNRPLAVERPRMTDIAATALDLFGVEAPAYMEGKPLLA
- a CDS encoding alkaline phosphatase family protein, yielding MSGDTEHKREEKRGRGLTRRELLKRAGAAAAALSLPAAGVLGGCARRRSPRSKKVLVIGLDGMEPKIVERMMREGRLPHFRRLAEMGSFGRVGTSLPPHSPVAWANFASGANPGVHGIFDFIARDPETYLPHLSIARVRPADRTLKVGNLVLPLSGGKVELLRRGPAFWQTLEEHGLPCTIFRLPSNFPPTPSGRALAGLGTPDLLGTYGTFSFYTNAPPPNPDDVSGGNVYPVTVNDHTVRTRLHGPPNDLCKGAPKTGLDLTIHLDPTAAVAKIALAGKQVLLRQGEWSEWVQVKFPMLWAHGVSGICRFYLKSVRPYFRLYVTPLNLDPSAPALPITTPASYAQELHRRFGFFYTQGMPEDTKVLSSKLLDEDEYLQQSGLVLAERLDMFDYEMERFDEGLLFLYLSNTDRHGHMFWWPRDPSHPAYDPTLAARYVSAIEDLYQAMDGVVEKALRKVRGDDLLIVLSDHGFAPYYRSFQLNSWLRDNKYLATWDTGAKQPDIFAAADWGYTRAYGLGLNCLYLNVAGRESQGTVRPGPEQDALAREIASRLLSVRDPRNGRQVISNVYPAKENYTGPMADQAPDLIIGYNHGYRASWQTAIGQYTDTVLDDNTGKWSGDHCIDPVHVPGMIFSSKPVRAARPALHDLAPTILADFGLEPPDEMTGSNIL